The Methanocella arvoryzae MRE50 genome includes a region encoding these proteins:
- a CDS encoding glycosyltransferase family 39 protein — MRPNIDPEKRSASASADRFTAALRKYRYDLFFIGLILVIALGVRLYGLMDAGITWDEPLTVIAGMKYAHNFLTLNFSGDAWSLVAEHGPISKYIYAFALGLFLHKTVDYETFVIAKAASTVVGAAVCVLVYLFCREFLSRRIAVASALILALTPVFVAHTQIAAVDGPVALFFTLTMYLFLLALKTEKPAYYIASAISLGLLIDTKYNGLIILPVLFLLFLIHRHQKLNEGQTELKPVQIRGLGDVLKLGAYYIPVVPTLLFLSTAAITMFVAWPWLWTDTFNHLIHSLTHWTYIPEEYFLGQLQVPPKYYYLVYFLVTTPEALLLLALAGGAIALKCRGTTMWALLLWLIVPFSYNFTSFIQDGMRYLLMIYPALAILCAVGIDGIAVYLAGRLKKIESGMLFSAITGITLLCLIASLLSVAPYYLDYYNYVSGGPASAYEQRNYEFSWWGEGLYDSVLYLEKYAPPGSTVFVAARPNTPVEYYAKNHTYILWNIDDKQLTPDVRYLITNQDNDRYHPFEFNQSEFRVIYETKVQGLPLATVYEKIR, encoded by the coding sequence ATGCGCCCGAACATAGATCCTGAAAAACGATCCGCATCCGCCAGCGCGGATCGTTTTACTGCCGCTTTGAGAAAGTACCGGTACGATCTCTTCTTTATCGGCCTAATCCTCGTAATAGCTCTCGGTGTCAGGCTGTACGGCTTGATGGACGCCGGGATAACCTGGGATGAGCCCCTGACCGTAATTGCCGGGATGAAGTACGCCCATAATTTCCTGACTCTCAACTTCAGCGGTGATGCATGGTCGCTGGTAGCCGAACACGGGCCGATCAGCAAATACATATATGCCTTTGCCCTGGGGCTGTTTTTACACAAGACTGTGGACTACGAGACGTTTGTCATAGCGAAAGCGGCCAGTACCGTGGTTGGCGCAGCAGTGTGCGTGCTGGTGTACCTGTTCTGCAGGGAGTTTTTATCCCGGCGCATCGCCGTGGCTTCAGCCCTCATCCTGGCGCTGACACCAGTGTTTGTTGCCCATACTCAGATAGCGGCGGTCGATGGTCCGGTGGCTTTGTTCTTTACTCTGACCATGTACCTCTTCCTGCTGGCTTTAAAAACGGAAAAGCCTGCCTACTACATCGCTTCAGCTATCTCCCTCGGGTTACTCATCGACACGAAATACAATGGCCTCATCATACTGCCAGTGCTGTTCCTGCTCTTCCTGATCCACCGACACCAGAAGCTGAACGAAGGTCAGACTGAACTAAAACCAGTGCAGATAAGGGGTCTCGGGGATGTTCTGAAACTCGGAGCTTATTATATTCCTGTAGTTCCTACACTACTCTTTCTGTCCACCGCTGCTATCACTATGTTCGTAGCATGGCCGTGGCTCTGGACTGATACGTTTAATCACCTGATCCACTCGCTGACTCACTGGACATACATACCCGAGGAGTATTTCCTGGGCCAGCTACAGGTGCCCCCGAAATATTATTACCTGGTATATTTCCTGGTGACGACTCCGGAGGCGCTGTTGCTGCTGGCACTGGCAGGGGGAGCGATCGCTCTGAAGTGTCGGGGTACCACAATGTGGGCTCTCCTGTTGTGGCTCATCGTGCCTTTCAGCTATAATTTTACCTCTTTTATCCAGGATGGCATGCGCTATCTCCTGATGATCTACCCGGCACTTGCCATACTCTGCGCTGTAGGTATTGATGGAATTGCCGTCTACCTGGCCGGTCGCCTGAAAAAGATCGAGAGCGGTATGCTGTTTAGCGCCATTACGGGGATAACCCTGCTCTGCCTGATCGCTTCGCTTTTATCGGTGGCCCCCTACTACCTCGATTACTATAATTATGTGTCGGGAGGGCCGGCATCTGCTTACGAGCAGAGGAACTATGAGTTTTCGTGGTGGGGAGAGGGGCTGTATGACAGCGTGCTTTACCTGGAGAAGTACGCTCCACCAGGCTCGACAGTGTTCGTTGCGGCCAGGCCTAACACCCCTGTGGAATACTATGCGAAGAACCACACCTACATCCTCTGGAACATCGACGATAAGCAGCTGACCCCCGACGTCAGATACCTGATCA
- a CDS encoding sugar phosphate nucleotidyltransferase, with amino-acid sequence MKVVIPAAGAGKRLYPHTYTKPKPMVYVAGKPIIGHILDKAVDLQPDELIIVVGYMKEKLIDYVDEHYCGIFKKITYVHQDQQLGLGHSIYVAREAIDDAPIMIALGDMIFKGGYSDFARLHACNGKCSGSIGVKEIDNPSHYGIVFLNGDGTIKKMVEKPKKSSSRLGIAGVYFIDDTPGLIRALEKVVENRGEGEVQLTDALQKAIEAGSDYKPFEVSSWYDCGRPESLLEVNRLLLAEKSKMSWKPRNSILIEPVCVGQDVEIENSIIGPNVSISDGARITSSIIEDSIIGSHAEIRRMALRSSIVGDGAIISGKANSLNIGDSSTIEF; translated from the coding sequence ATGAAGGTGGTCATACCCGCAGCAGGCGCCGGAAAGCGGCTCTACCCCCACACGTATACAAAGCCCAAGCCTATGGTATACGTGGCCGGTAAGCCGATCATCGGCCACATCCTCGACAAGGCCGTCGATCTGCAGCCTGACGAGCTGATCATTGTGGTCGGGTATATGAAAGAGAAGCTCATCGACTATGTAGATGAGCATTACTGCGGTATTTTTAAGAAGATCACGTATGTCCACCAGGATCAGCAGCTGGGCCTCGGGCACTCGATATACGTGGCCCGGGAAGCGATCGACGATGCTCCGATCATGATAGCGCTCGGGGATATGATATTCAAGGGCGGGTACAGCGACTTTGCCAGGCTGCACGCGTGCAACGGAAAGTGCTCAGGCTCTATCGGGGTAAAGGAAATCGATAACCCGAGCCACTATGGCATCGTATTCCTCAATGGCGACGGCACGATCAAGAAGATGGTGGAAAAGCCGAAGAAGTCCTCCTCCCGGCTCGGCATCGCGGGCGTCTACTTTATAGACGATACGCCCGGGCTGATCAGGGCTCTAGAAAAAGTGGTTGAAAACAGGGGTGAGGGAGAGGTGCAGCTGACCGACGCGCTCCAGAAGGCCATCGAGGCAGGCTCGGACTATAAACCTTTCGAAGTGAGCAGCTGGTACGACTGCGGCAGGCCTGAGTCGCTGCTCGAGGTCAACAGGCTCCTGCTGGCTGAAAAGAGTAAGATGAGCTGGAAGCCCCGGAACTCTATCCTGATCGAACCGGTATGCGTGGGACAGGACGTCGAGATCGAGAACTCTATCATTGGGCCTAACGTCTCAATTTCAGACGGGGCCAGAATTACGAGTTCCATCATCGAGGACAGCATCATCGGCTCGCATGCCGAAATCAGGCGGATGGCCCTTCGCTCGTCCATCGTCGGTGACGGAGCGATCATTTCCGGAAAAGCCAACTCCCTGAACATCGGGGATTCTTCCACAATTGAGTTTTAG
- a CDS encoding outer membrane protein assembly factor BamB family protein — protein MRKALAIALLLAMLATVPAQAIAEDWTMVRKNVQHTSYTGEKLSPPLEAAWVNNVGSGIIGSAVIHGNTVYYANGAGNALTAADLATGKVQWIFRTDGSIENTPALANDTLVFGSYDSHVYRVRISDGSLVWKTPVGDGMYSSPLVYDGRVYAGTDGSNFYALDLATGNVVWKLERNTTQASPAGDQGKVFIGMHDGHVYALDAATGNVVWSYDTASQIHASPMIFDGKVFIATRGGELFAFDEASGAVLWQADLGYRADTTPSADPEQGTVVVGTYGGYVKAFHADNGTLKWASGFYGPMYSTLTISGDSIYGVTQDGWIFALDREDGSGLWGTDLGGVTFASPVIAGGRLVIGTLAGQVIAFKTSAALPSPSPAPATSDVLPAVPGDQVATPVQTPFPGVMAAIGMLLLAFILGRRR, from the coding sequence GTGAGAAAAGCACTGGCAATTGCATTACTCCTCGCCATGCTGGCTACCGTGCCCGCTCAGGCGATCGCAGAGGACTGGACAATGGTCAGGAAGAATGTGCAGCACACCTCTTATACTGGCGAAAAACTGTCTCCTCCCCTCGAGGCGGCCTGGGTGAACAACGTAGGCAGCGGTATCATCGGCTCTGCGGTGATCCACGGCAATACTGTCTATTATGCGAACGGCGCGGGGAACGCTCTGACTGCGGCCGACCTGGCCACTGGTAAGGTGCAGTGGATTTTCAGGACTGACGGCTCCATTGAGAATACGCCCGCGCTGGCGAACGATACTCTGGTTTTCGGCTCGTATGACAGCCACGTCTACCGGGTCCGCATATCGGACGGGTCGCTCGTATGGAAAACGCCTGTAGGCGACGGCATGTACTCATCGCCGCTGGTCTACGATGGCCGGGTTTACGCTGGTACTGATGGCAGCAACTTCTACGCACTGGATCTGGCCACTGGCAACGTTGTCTGGAAGCTGGAGCGTAACACGACTCAGGCCTCACCCGCCGGCGATCAGGGCAAAGTCTTCATCGGCATGCATGACGGCCACGTCTACGCGCTGGACGCGGCGACGGGCAACGTAGTATGGTCTTACGATACAGCCAGCCAGATACACGCCTCCCCCATGATCTTCGACGGCAAGGTCTTCATCGCCACCCGCGGCGGCGAACTCTTCGCGTTCGACGAGGCTTCAGGGGCAGTACTCTGGCAGGCTGACCTGGGCTACAGGGCAGACACCACGCCTTCGGCAGATCCGGAGCAAGGCACGGTTGTCGTTGGCACGTATGGCGGTTATGTGAAGGCGTTCCACGCGGATAATGGAACGCTGAAGTGGGCCTCTGGGTTCTACGGGCCGATGTACTCGACGCTTACTATATCCGGCGACTCGATCTATGGAGTTACCCAGGACGGCTGGATATTCGCCCTCGACAGAGAGGACGGATCGGGCTTGTGGGGCACAGACCTCGGCGGAGTGACCTTCGCGTCTCCCGTAATTGCGGGCGGACGCCTGGTGATCGGCACTCTGGCCGGACAGGTCATCGCTTTCAAAACCTCCGCAGCATTGCCCTCTCCCTCGCCTGCACCGGCCACTTCTGATGTGCTCCCGGCAGTACCGGGAGATCAGGTGGCCACCCCTGTCCAGACCCCGTTCCCGGGAGTCATGGCAGCCATCGGCATGCTCCTTCTTGCCTTTATCCTTGGCAGGCGGCGATAA
- a CDS encoding UDP-glucuronic acid decarboxylase family protein, whose translation MTVTSLVTGGSGFIGSHLCEYLLGKGENVIAVDNLGSGRLENIGGVMGNDRFRFIRHDIREPLQIDGKIDFVYNLASRASPVDFFTQAEEILMTNSLGTYNMIQLALEKKARFLEASTSESYGDPTISPQPETYWGNVNPIGPRGCYDEAKRFSEALTMAFVRYHGLDGRIIRIFNTYGPRMRPDDGRVVPNFTMQALAGEPMTVYGEGSQTRSFCYVSDLVRGIYLAMNRDVRGEVINLGNPTEMTVLEFAKKIKAITGSSSEIVFRPLPENDPMQRRPDIGKAKRLLGWEPEVGLDEGLQLTIEWFRQSLNCPKPA comes from the coding sequence ATGACAGTGACATCGCTGGTTACGGGTGGCTCGGGCTTCATCGGCTCTCACCTCTGCGAATACCTGCTCGGGAAAGGCGAGAACGTCATAGCAGTCGACAACCTCGGCAGCGGGCGCCTCGAAAATATAGGCGGGGTCATGGGCAACGATCGGTTCAGGTTCATCCGGCATGACATCCGGGAGCCCTTGCAGATCGACGGCAAGATCGATTTTGTGTACAACCTGGCCTCGAGGGCGTCTCCGGTGGACTTCTTCACCCAGGCGGAAGAGATCCTGATGACCAACAGCCTCGGCACGTACAATATGATCCAGCTGGCCCTGGAAAAGAAAGCCCGGTTCCTGGAAGCCTCGACATCGGAGAGCTACGGCGATCCGACTATCAGCCCCCAGCCTGAGACCTACTGGGGTAACGTCAACCCGATCGGTCCCCGGGGCTGCTATGATGAAGCCAAGCGGTTTTCCGAAGCGCTCACCATGGCCTTCGTCAGGTACCACGGGCTCGATGGCAGGATCATCCGGATCTTCAACACTTACGGCCCGAGAATGCGCCCGGATGACGGGCGGGTGGTGCCGAACTTCACCATGCAGGCGCTGGCCGGGGAGCCGATGACTGTTTACGGTGAAGGCAGCCAGACCCGCAGCTTCTGCTATGTGTCGGACCTGGTTCGGGGGATATACCTCGCGATGAACCGGGATGTCAGGGGCGAGGTTATCAACCTCGGCAACCCCACGGAGATGACTGTGCTGGAGTTCGCGAAGAAGATCAAGGCCATAACTGGCAGCAGCAGCGAGATCGTGTTCAGGCCGCTGCCAGAGAACGATCCCATGCAGCGCAGACCTGATATTGGAAAGGCGAAGAGGCTGCTGGGGTGGGAGCCGGAAGTCGGGCTCGACGAAGGATTGCAGCTGACGATCGAGTGGTTCCGGCAGAGCCTGAATTGTCCGAAGCCAGCTTGA
- a CDS encoding oligosaccharyl transferase, archaeosortase A system-associated, giving the protein MSSSKKKSRAPKQKLPEVTIDKTVAVTSSTQEPAAEMPAAALNPEAPQTQASLASKILSMKLSLSSFLLLGILAVGLAFRMLPSTYAIRDGYVLFAEFDPYYHMRRITYAVENFPFTNVFDPYVNYPHGFFVGWPPLLDVMGATLALIVGLGNPDTFTIEIVSALLPVGLGLLAIVAAYFFVRDVFNEKVALLAAFVMAILPASIFRASFGYVDHHVLEVLLSLTTYVLFMRAVSRAKAQGLTLRNLTQNREPVIYAALAGVATAAMVFAWDGAPIFLGIIVLYSLLQYTVDAWRKDSSEYLSSVGIVTAVVALLLVGPAAVTSYHGMRFEISAIHLSLFHLILMAGLAGFFLCMEGLRLAVARAKAPWFVLPAGIVILGAIGALVVKTFLPAVFHNLEAGLTFLRSGSLVLSSISEVAPLLYWTGQFSLTLIEAFLSSAVLLAIVGMAWFIYLFPARRPSNEEIFFLTWSVAIIVLGLLQSRFIYLLGACVAIYAGYGMYKILATAGLEQLLEGLRKPVKEQSRARNPVKVPPLLIVAAVLLLLLLAPTAYASYTRYTTPEPYTMDWNQAALWLKDNSPATSFTYSANMSARPEYSVMNWWDDGNFILYRAERPAVSNNFQTGIDACSRYFIAQDEASANQIMDEHNSRYVMIDKRMTSGTLGYSIGTFENMPTLAGEDPSRYFMTYRMPQPYRSEIAYEGNDRYYGTMFSRLWYGWGCGGMSPIGGLQNGLEHYRLLYITDGVDPVMIFEYVRGATISGTSEPGAKVEIRLNVTCGDTTRIYNSIATADSSGAYSFTVPYPTGMAGDVRTGPEYTITSGAGTVKVQVPEDAVTDGRTITAGGM; this is encoded by the coding sequence ATGAGCTCTTCGAAGAAGAAGTCACGTGCACCTAAACAGAAGCTCCCTGAGGTCACGATCGACAAAACCGTGGCAGTTACCTCTTCTACTCAGGAACCCGCCGCGGAAATGCCTGCTGCCGCCCTGAATCCGGAAGCGCCGCAGACTCAGGCCTCTCTGGCAAGCAAAATACTTTCTATGAAGCTGTCGCTTTCCAGTTTTCTGTTGCTGGGCATCCTCGCCGTAGGCCTGGCTTTCAGGATGCTGCCCTCTACCTATGCCATCCGGGATGGCTACGTGCTGTTCGCAGAGTTCGACCCTTACTATCATATGCGCAGGATCACCTACGCCGTCGAAAATTTCCCGTTCACCAACGTGTTCGACCCGTATGTGAACTACCCACACGGCTTCTTCGTGGGCTGGCCGCCGCTCCTCGATGTGATGGGAGCTACCCTGGCCTTGATCGTCGGCCTCGGCAATCCTGACACTTTTACCATCGAGATCGTGTCGGCCTTACTGCCGGTGGGCCTCGGCCTGCTTGCCATCGTGGCTGCATACTTCTTCGTCAGGGACGTCTTTAACGAGAAGGTAGCGCTGCTGGCGGCGTTCGTCATGGCCATCCTGCCGGCCTCCATCTTCCGGGCCAGCTTCGGATACGTCGACCACCACGTGCTGGAAGTCCTGCTCTCGCTGACTACATACGTGCTCTTCATGCGGGCGGTGTCCCGGGCAAAGGCGCAGGGGCTGACGCTGCGGAACCTGACGCAGAACCGGGAGCCGGTGATCTACGCTGCCCTCGCCGGCGTAGCCACGGCTGCCATGGTCTTCGCCTGGGATGGGGCGCCTATCTTTCTCGGCATTATCGTTCTTTACTCGCTGCTACAGTACACCGTCGATGCGTGGAGAAAGGATAGCTCTGAATATCTCTCTTCAGTCGGCATCGTCACTGCAGTCGTAGCCCTCCTCCTCGTAGGTCCGGCAGCGGTTACCAGCTACCATGGCATGCGATTCGAGATCAGCGCCATACACCTGTCTCTCTTCCATCTGATTTTAATGGCCGGCCTGGCCGGATTTTTCCTGTGCATGGAAGGCCTGCGCCTGGCCGTAGCCAGGGCTAAAGCACCATGGTTTGTCCTTCCCGCGGGTATCGTCATACTGGGCGCTATCGGAGCGCTCGTCGTCAAAACTTTCCTGCCGGCCGTATTCCATAACCTGGAAGCCGGCCTCACTTTCCTGCGGAGCGGGAGCCTCGTTCTCTCATCAATCTCCGAAGTGGCGCCGCTGCTCTACTGGACAGGGCAGTTTTCGCTGACCCTCATCGAAGCTTTCCTCTCCTCGGCAGTGCTGCTGGCCATTGTGGGGATGGCATGGTTCATCTATCTGTTCCCGGCCAGGCGGCCTTCTAACGAGGAGATCTTTTTCCTCACCTGGTCGGTGGCCATTATCGTTCTCGGGCTGCTGCAATCCCGGTTCATCTACCTTCTCGGGGCTTGCGTGGCAATATATGCGGGCTACGGGATGTATAAGATCCTGGCTACTGCCGGGCTGGAACAGCTGCTCGAAGGGCTTCGCAAGCCTGTAAAAGAGCAAAGCCGGGCTCGCAATCCTGTAAAAGTCCCGCCTCTGCTGATAGTCGCCGCTGTCCTCTTACTGCTGCTGCTCGCGCCTACGGCTTACGCTTCCTATACCCGGTATACGACTCCGGAGCCCTATACCATGGACTGGAACCAGGCGGCGCTGTGGCTCAAAGACAATTCGCCCGCTACTTCATTCACCTATTCGGCAAACATGAGCGCCAGGCCCGAGTACAGCGTCATGAACTGGTGGGACGACGGCAACTTTATCCTGTACCGGGCTGAGCGGCCTGCAGTCTCTAATAATTTCCAGACCGGCATCGATGCCTGTTCCAGGTATTTCATTGCCCAGGACGAGGCCTCCGCCAATCAGATCATGGATGAGCATAACAGCCGCTATGTGATGATAGACAAGCGTATGACCTCGGGCACTCTCGGCTACAGCATCGGAACGTTCGAGAACATGCCGACGCTTGCCGGCGAGGATCCTTCCCGGTACTTCATGACCTACCGGATGCCTCAGCCGTACAGGTCGGAAATCGCCTACGAAGGGAACGACCGGTACTACGGCACGATGTTTTCCCGGCTCTGGTACGGGTGGGGCTGTGGCGGCATGAGCCCGATCGGAGGGCTCCAGAACGGCCTTGAGCACTACCGGCTCCTGTATATCACCGATGGCGTAGATCCTGTCATGATCTTCGAGTACGTCAGGGGTGCGACCATTTCCGGCACATCGGAGCCCGGCGCTAAAGTGGAGATCAGGCTGAACGTGACTTGCGGGGACACTACCAGAATTTATAATAGCATCGCCACAGCCGACTCCTCCGGGGCCTACAGCTTTACCGTGCCTTACCCGACCGGCATGGCTGGCGACGTCCGGACAGGCCCTGAATACACAATCACCTCGGGCGCAGGGACAGTAAAGGTCCAGGTGCCGGAGGATGCTGTCACCGATGGCAGGACCATTACCGCCGGAGGTATGTGA